The nucleotide window TGCCCAGGAGCGAGCGGCGGCAGGTTGCGGATCACGAGCAGAGCTTTGTTGCTGCCGGGTTTCATGAACGTGTTGGCTACGATCCACTGCGTGTCGCCCTCGGCCTTGAGCGGGCGGATCGCCTGAACATCGGCCAGCATACTTTCAAGCGCCCCAAGCTGGCTGCGCGTCTGTGCCAGCTCGTCGTTGACGCGCGTGAGCTGATCCTGGAGGCTGATGCTCCAGGCACCGCTCATCACCAGCAGCGTTAGCGCCGCGAGCGCCGCCCAGGTCGAAAGCGAGGCGGCGGTGCGCGAGCGCCGGGTCGGCGCGCTCAAGAACAGCTCGCGCTCGATCTTTTCCAGAACCTTACGCTTGCAATGACTGGGCGGTGCAACGGGCGTGACGACAAAACCGAGCATCTGTGCTGTGTCTGCTGCGGTATAGACCCGCCTGCGACACGGAGGACAGACGCTAATATGCTGATCGACGAGGCTGCGCTCCGATGGATCGAGAGCATTCAGCGCGTACCCTTCGATTAATTCCTCAACCTGTTCGTGCTCCGAATGCATTTTCATGTGCCTACCAAACCCTGTCGTGGAAGAAACGTGACCCGTGTGCATGTTACTCGACAAGACCTTGATCTTGAAGGATGCCGCGTAGCTTTTGTAGTCCGAGCCGCATCCGTGTCTTGATCGTGCCCAACGGATTACCAAGGCGAGTCGCAATTTCTTGCTGCGTCAGGCCGCCATAGTACGCCAGCTCAAGCGCCTGGCGCTGCTCATTGGGAAGCTGCTGCAATGCGTCGGCGACGATGCGCCGCTGTTCGCTCTGAAGCGCGGCCTCGCTCACGTCGGTTGTATCGGCGATGCTGCTCAACACCGGGTGCTCGTCGTCCTCATACACCGGCTGCGGACGAGCACGGCGGCGGCGCAGCTCGTCGATACAATAGTTATGGGCGATACCAAAGAGCCAGGGCGCGAACATGCGGTTGGGATCGAAGCTTGCAGCGCGCTGCCATACACGCCAGAAAACCTCCTGGACCGCCTCCTCGGCAATCTGCCGATCGCCAAGCGTTTTAAGGGCCAAGCCGAATACCGCCGGAGCATAGCGATCGTACAGGATCTCAAAGGCACGGCGATCTTGCTGCGCGACGCGCGTGATGAGCTGCTGATCGCTGGTTGCTTCTTCGGGCCGTTGTTGTACCTGGGCCAAATTTCGGCTTCCTTTTGAGTGTACGCACCGCGAAAGTTCTTGGTTCTCTATCGCGCGTATCTTACCATAGGCTCTGCCGATCGTGCAGCGGGCGCACTACGTCTCGACCGGCGCCACCTCAACCAGATTATCGTAGAAGGTCGCGCCGCCGCCCATGTCGGTGAGTGCCTGCGATGTCGTATGGTTCA belongs to Herpetosiphonaceae bacterium and includes:
- a CDS encoding anti-sigma factor, which translates into the protein MKMHSEHEQVEELIEGYALNALDPSERSLVDQHISVCPPCRRRVYTAADTAQMLGFVVTPVAPPSHCKRKVLEKIERELFLSAPTRRSRTAASLSTWAALAALTLLVMSGAWSISLQDQLTRVNDELAQTRSQLGALESMLADVQAIRPLKAEGDTQWIVANTFMKPGSNKALLVIRNLPPLAPGQTYQVWVAREGVQQPLATFNPPPAAETTQVEISPPEPMDKYKWIMVTIEDAQGSDHPSKKQILFGDL
- a CDS encoding sigma-70 family RNA polymerase sigma factor, which produces MAQVQQRPEEATSDQQLITRVAQQDRRAFEILYDRYAPAVFGLALKTLGDRQIAEEAVQEVFWRVWQRAASFDPNRMFAPWLFGIAHNYCIDELRRRRARPQPVYEDDEHPVLSSIADTTDVSEAALQSEQRRIVADALQQLPNEQRQALELAYYGGLTQQEIATRLGNPLGTIKTRMRLGLQKLRGILQDQGLVE